DNA sequence from the Dehalococcoidia bacterium genome:
CATTTTATCATACCCGATGTTCGGCAGCATATCCCAGGGATAGGCTTGACCCTTGAAAAATGCCATATGGGAACCGGCGAGCCATGTGCTGTTGTTGCAGACCACATACACGATGGGAAGATTATATCGGGAAGCGGTTTCAATATCCATGCCGCCTACTCCCATGCCCCCATCCCCCATTAGAACCAGCACCTGCTTGCCGGGCCGGGCCAGTTGTGCACCGATACCCATGCCGACACCATGGCCTACTCCACCCCAAATGCCGCAATCCAGAATTTGCCCTGAGAACTTGGCCTTGACGCTATCCGTCAGGGCAGCGGAGCCAGCAAAGGCATCGTAGACAATGGTGGCGCTGGGGTCTAAGAAATCGGCGATGTCCTTGGCCAGTTTCACATTGTGAATAGGTTTCTGTGTGCCATACTCCGCCTGGTTCTCTTCCTGCCAAGCCCCATGATCGGTGCGGCACTGTTCGAGGAATTTCAGCCAGACGGTCCTCTTAGGCGTCTCTCTCACCATGGTCCGAGCGCAATCTATCATCTGTTGCAGCACCATCTTGGGGCTACCGATGATCAGAAGGTCCGAAGGGATGGGCTGCCAGGCATCCTCCTCCGACTCATGGATCACTATGCGTTTTGCATTGGCAGGCCAAACAGGGGGTGTCCCCCCTTGTTCCAGCCCACCCAGCTGCAGCCCCACAATCGCTAGCACGTCGCAATTCTTCCAAAACCTCCCTCGGTAACCTGCTCTAACGGCGAGCCGATGTTCCTCGGAGACCGCTCCCCGGGCGATCCTCCTGGTATGTACAGGGATGTTCAATAACTCCACCAACTCCTGCAGTTCGCTGGCCGCATCAGCCCAGTGTATCCCCTCCCCTGCGGCGATCAAAGGTCTCTCCGCTTTCAGCAACAGTTTCACTGCCTTCTCCACCGCAGCGGGAGTGCTCGCTGTCAGGGCTGGTGGAGCTATCTTGGAAACGGGGACGTCTCCCACGAGTTCCTTCTCGTCACGAGCGGAAAGGAGACAGTTCATGTTCATAGAAAGCACGATTGGCCGCGGCGGATACACCATGCAGTCATGGAGAGCCTTATTCAAATATAGGGGTATGTATCGCCAATCCTCCATGTCTAGGCTCCATCTGGTGATGGTACTGCTGAGCTGTTCCGGATAGCATTC
Encoded proteins:
- a CDS encoding thiamine pyrophosphate-binding protein — translated: MDETKKAASAEKPCSIPYSMHGGRIVGRILKEHGIKYAFGVHGGHVWPFETGFYEFGIERIHLRHEQTGPYAAEAYARCTRTPGICYGTAGPGFTNMISGIAQAYYNRAPIIAFAGQHTADGRFGRATQECYPEQLSSTITRWSLDMEDWRYIPLYLNKALHDCMVYPPRPIVLSMNMNCLLSARDEKELVGDVPVSKIAPPALTASTPAAVEKAVKLLLKAERPLIAAGEGIHWADAASELQELVELLNIPVHTRRIARGAVSEEHRLAVRAGYRGRFWKNCDVLAIVGLQLGGLEQGGTPPVWPANAKRIVIHESEEDAWQPIPSDLLIIGSPKMVLQQMIDCARTMVRETPKRTVWLKFLEQCRTDHGAWQEENQAEYGTQKPIHNVKLAKDIADFLDPSATIVYDAFAGSAALTDSVKAKFSGQILDCGIWGGVGHGVGMGIGAQLARPGKQVLVLMGDGGMGVGGMDIETASRYNLPIVYVVCNNSTWLAGSHMAFFKGQAYPWDMLPNIGYDKMFEQVGCYGETVADPADITPALGRAFDSGKTAVINVLTDPRVWNPWLQTWAMTILAKLCADTSKLPDDFHEFVMKGAPPEVLEELRGKGYPILKPSKASSRQQMATFAWEGD